A window from Balearica regulorum gibbericeps isolate bBalReg1 chromosome 1, bBalReg1.pri, whole genome shotgun sequence encodes these proteins:
- the LOC104641167 gene encoding endosome-associated-trafficking regulator 1, translated as MSWLLGISGTMERVCPEFQGLEDDDDDNDNDDEFSYPCQSTRPPPQCKSHDSSGDGQVEDLGEPIPFSLNPRHSYMVKDDGVKNRIYAKKVIKHALELEEEAQEFQEPCYKDTEMLGSLSEDEDHSWTRHLPVHQRSHVLRNASMAPCGSYDSFQCSAGKHLGMDAFATWAHASDPYLGYPERTKGAEPHMLHEEAIGDRELPSLHLTHDTLREENATLRRVVRSMQSSLESQACTVQRLERQLKASLAKEEREAQELQSFVQRMEWSLQLMTQRALEAESNVEKLKQEIFILQGELESSKVENENLRAGQTTDLGAVKHNINFALQNLHKIITGANWSIRQLVSGAESLHFVAEVLQSTGKISEVEAEKEL; from the coding sequence ATGTCATGGCTGCTTGGCATCTCTGGGACAATGGAGAGGGTCTGCCCAGAATTTCAAGGCttggaagatgatgatgatgacaatgaCAACGATGACGAATTCAGCTACCCCTGCCAATCCACACGTCCTCCACCCCAATGCAAGAGCCATGACAGCTCGGGTGACGGTCAGGTGGAGGATCTGGGGGAACCCATCCCATTTTCCCTAAATCCCAGGCACTCTTACATGGTGAAAGACGACGGAGTGAAAAATAGAATATATGCCAAGAAGGTGATCAAGCATGCACTGGAGCTTGAGGAGGAAGCTCAGGAGTTTCAGGAACCATGTTacaaagacacagaaatgcTTGGCAGCTTGTCCGAAGATGAGGACCACAGCTGGACCCGTCACCTTCCTGTGCATCAAAGGTCTCACGTTCTCCGAAATGCCAGTATGGCACCATGCGGCTCCTATGACTCTTTCCAGTGTAGCGCGGGCAAGCACTTGGGGATGGATGCCTTTGCCACATGGGCCCATGCCAGTGACCCTTATCTGGGGTACCCAGAGCGCACCAAGGGAGCAGAGCCCCACATGCTGCACGAGGAGGCCATTGGGGACAGGGAGCTCCCGTCCCTGCATCTGACCCATGACACGCTCAGGGAGGAGAATGCCACGCTCAGGAGGGTGGTCAGGAGCATGCAGAGCTCCTTGGAGAGCCAGGCGTGCACGGTGCAGAGGCTGGAGAGGCAGCTGAAGGCCAGTCTGGCcaaagaggagagggaagccCAAGAGCTACAGTCCTTTGTCCAGCGGATGGAGTGGAGTCTCCAGCTAATGACCCAGCGGGCTCTGGAGGCAGAAAGCAACGTGGAGAAGCTGAAGCAGGAGATCTTTATTCTCCAGGGAGAGCTGGAGAGCTCCAAGGTGGAGAACGAAAACCTGAGAGCAGGCCAAACGACTGACCTAGGAGCTGTGAAGCACAACATAAACTTCGCCTTGCAGAACCTCCACAAGATAATAACGGGTGCAAACTGGTCCATCAGACAGCTTGTCTCTGGAGCAGAGTCCCTGCACTTTGTTGCTGAGGTCCTTCAATCCACTGGCAAGATTTCCGAAgttgaagcagaaaaagagcTATAA
- the KCNJ4 gene encoding inward rectifier potassium channel 4 isoform X2 yields MIQRAMGSVRVNRYSIVSTEEDGHKVSALGSMNGHSRNGKGHAPRRKHRNRFVKKNGQCNVYFANLSNKSQRYMADIFTTCVDTRWRYMLMIFSAAFLVSWLFFGFLFWCIAFFHGDLNAPAVGGSPSLLKPCIMHVNSFLGAFLFSVETQTTIGYGFRCVTEECPLAIMAVVVQSIVGCVIDSFMIGTIMAKMARPKKRAQTLLFSHHAVISVRDGKLCLMWRVGNLRRSHIVEAHVRAQLIKPYMTEEGEYLPLDQRDLNVGYDVGLDRIFLVSPIIIVHEIDEESPLYGIGKEELETENFEIVVILEGMVEATAMTTQARSSYLASEILWGHRFEPVVFEEKNHYKVDYSRFHKTYEVAGTPCCSARELQESKMTILPSPPPPSAFCYENELALVSQDEDEDDDEVGVVLGGSTKEEGGVIQMMDFGSHLDLERLQATLPLDTISYRRESAI; encoded by the exons ATGATACAGCGAGCCATGGGCAGCGTCCGAGTCAACCG gtaCAGCATCGTCTCGACTGAAGAGGATGGACACAAGGTCTCTGCACTGGGCAGCATGAATGGGCACAGCCGGAATGGGAAGGGCCATGCCCCCCGGCGGAAGCACCGCAACCGCTTTGTGAAGAAGAATGGCCAGTGCAATGTCTACTTTGCTAACCTGAGCAACAAATCTCAGCGCTACATGGCCGACATCTTCACCACCTGTGTGGACACGCGCTGGCGGTACATGCTTATGATCTTCTCCGCCGCCTTCCTGGTCTCCTGGCTCTTCTTTGGCTTCCTCTTCTGGTGCATCGCTTTCTTCCATGGTGACCTCAATGCACCGGCAGTGGGAGGCAGTCCCTCTCTCCTCAAACCCTGCATCATGCACGTGAACAGCTTCCTAGGGGCTTTTCTGTTCTCAGTGGAGACACAGACAACCATTGGGTACGGCTTCCGTTGCGTGACTGAGGAGTGCCCACTGGCTATCATGGCAGTTGTGGTCCAGTCCATCGTGGGCTGTGTTATTGACTCCTTCATGATTGGCACCATCATGGCCAAGATGGCAAGGCCCAAGAAGCGGGCCCAGACCCTCCTCTTCAGTCACCATGCGGTCATCTCTGTGCGGGATGGCAAACTGTGCCTCATGTGGCGGGTGGGCAACCTGAGGAGGAGCCACATTGTGGAGGCCCATGTCCGAGCCCAGCTCATCAAGCCCTACATGACAGAGGAAGGGGAATACCTCCCCCTGGACCAGCGGGACCTCAATGTGGGCTATGATGTGGGCCTCGATCGTATATTTTTGGTCTCACCCATTATTATTGTTCATGAGATTGACGAGGAGAGCCCGCTCTACGGGATTGGCAAGGAGGAGTTGGAGACGGAGAACTTTGAGATTGTTGTTATCCTGGAGGGAATGGTGGAAGCCACAGCCATGACCACACAGGCACGAAGCTCTTACCTCGCTAGTGAAATCCTTTGGGGTCACCGTTTTGAACCAGTTGTCTTTGAGGAGAAGAACCACTACAAAGTGGATTATTCGCGCTTTCACAAGACCTACGAGGTAGCTGGCACGCCTTGCTGCTCAGCCCGGGAGCTGCAAGAAAGCAAGATGACTATCCTACCttctcccccacctcccagTGCCTTCTGCTATGAGAATGAGCTGGCTCTCGTCAGCCAAGAcgaagatgaagatgatgacGAGGTGGGTGTGGTGTTAGGGGGCAGCACTAAAGAAGAGGGAGGCGTCATTCAGATGATGGATTTTGGAAGCCACCTGGACCTGGAGCGGCTCCAGGCAACTCTGCCCCTAGATACAATCTCATACCGCAGGGAGTCGGCCATCTAA
- the KCNJ4 gene encoding inward rectifier potassium channel 4 isoform X1, whose protein sequence is MLARHGWSRRQPSAGPGYSIVSTEEDGHKVSALGSMNGHSRNGKGHAPRRKHRNRFVKKNGQCNVYFANLSNKSQRYMADIFTTCVDTRWRYMLMIFSAAFLVSWLFFGFLFWCIAFFHGDLNAPAVGGSPSLLKPCIMHVNSFLGAFLFSVETQTTIGYGFRCVTEECPLAIMAVVVQSIVGCVIDSFMIGTIMAKMARPKKRAQTLLFSHHAVISVRDGKLCLMWRVGNLRRSHIVEAHVRAQLIKPYMTEEGEYLPLDQRDLNVGYDVGLDRIFLVSPIIIVHEIDEESPLYGIGKEELETENFEIVVILEGMVEATAMTTQARSSYLASEILWGHRFEPVVFEEKNHYKVDYSRFHKTYEVAGTPCCSARELQESKMTILPSPPPPSAFCYENELALVSQDEDEDDDEVGVVLGGSTKEEGGVIQMMDFGSHLDLERLQATLPLDTISYRRESAI, encoded by the coding sequence gtaCAGCATCGTCTCGACTGAAGAGGATGGACACAAGGTCTCTGCACTGGGCAGCATGAATGGGCACAGCCGGAATGGGAAGGGCCATGCCCCCCGGCGGAAGCACCGCAACCGCTTTGTGAAGAAGAATGGCCAGTGCAATGTCTACTTTGCTAACCTGAGCAACAAATCTCAGCGCTACATGGCCGACATCTTCACCACCTGTGTGGACACGCGCTGGCGGTACATGCTTATGATCTTCTCCGCCGCCTTCCTGGTCTCCTGGCTCTTCTTTGGCTTCCTCTTCTGGTGCATCGCTTTCTTCCATGGTGACCTCAATGCACCGGCAGTGGGAGGCAGTCCCTCTCTCCTCAAACCCTGCATCATGCACGTGAACAGCTTCCTAGGGGCTTTTCTGTTCTCAGTGGAGACACAGACAACCATTGGGTACGGCTTCCGTTGCGTGACTGAGGAGTGCCCACTGGCTATCATGGCAGTTGTGGTCCAGTCCATCGTGGGCTGTGTTATTGACTCCTTCATGATTGGCACCATCATGGCCAAGATGGCAAGGCCCAAGAAGCGGGCCCAGACCCTCCTCTTCAGTCACCATGCGGTCATCTCTGTGCGGGATGGCAAACTGTGCCTCATGTGGCGGGTGGGCAACCTGAGGAGGAGCCACATTGTGGAGGCCCATGTCCGAGCCCAGCTCATCAAGCCCTACATGACAGAGGAAGGGGAATACCTCCCCCTGGACCAGCGGGACCTCAATGTGGGCTATGATGTGGGCCTCGATCGTATATTTTTGGTCTCACCCATTATTATTGTTCATGAGATTGACGAGGAGAGCCCGCTCTACGGGATTGGCAAGGAGGAGTTGGAGACGGAGAACTTTGAGATTGTTGTTATCCTGGAGGGAATGGTGGAAGCCACAGCCATGACCACACAGGCACGAAGCTCTTACCTCGCTAGTGAAATCCTTTGGGGTCACCGTTTTGAACCAGTTGTCTTTGAGGAGAAGAACCACTACAAAGTGGATTATTCGCGCTTTCACAAGACCTACGAGGTAGCTGGCACGCCTTGCTGCTCAGCCCGGGAGCTGCAAGAAAGCAAGATGACTATCCTACCttctcccccacctcccagTGCCTTCTGCTATGAGAATGAGCTGGCTCTCGTCAGCCAAGAcgaagatgaagatgatgacGAGGTGGGTGTGGTGTTAGGGGGCAGCACTAAAGAAGAGGGAGGCGTCATTCAGATGATGGATTTTGGAAGCCACCTGGACCTGGAGCGGCTCCAGGCAACTCTGCCCCTAGATACAATCTCATACCGCAGGGAGTCGGCCATCTAA